The proteins below come from a single Rosa rugosa chromosome 2, drRosRugo1.1, whole genome shotgun sequence genomic window:
- the LOC133733156 gene encoding AT-hook motif nuclear-localized protein 23-like, whose translation MADYGGQGLNFSALNSDDDDSDHSPKSMAGACGGKSSSSSSSRVVKLEPVFRSPHQLSGVELRGRGSPSRAGEMMMVASSSRKPRGRPPGSKNRPRPPIVINKESESGMQSVVIEISAGSDVVESLVQYARRRRVGITVLSGCGSVSSVTLRRPLLQSHHAPAPAMSLHGPFNLLSLSGSFMESLATCSFGISLAGSQGQVFGGIVGGQVIAASLVVVVAATFRNPRFHKLPAGPGLASGDESDDDDTQDTKPSLLLGGCATGSVVVNHAHETTSCGFGGGSGSGSSSATTAAAISTCVYGGGVSPQPMNCLQVSHSHHDQLVQPWGGPPSRPPLPPHY comes from the coding sequence ATGGCAGACTACGGCGGCCAGGGCCTAAACTTCTCTGCTCTCAACTCCGACGACGATGACTCCGACCACAGCCCCAAGAGCATGGCCGGCGCTTGTGGTGgaaaatcatcatcatcatcatcatccaggGTGGTGAAGCTCGAACCGGTTTTCAGAAGTCCTCATCAGCTTAGCGGCGTGGAGTTGAGAGGAAGAGGATCACCAAGTAGAGCTGGGGAGATGATGATGGTGGCAAGTTCGAGCAGGAAGCCGAGAGGAAGACCCCCGGGTTCGAAGAACAGGCCGAGACCTCCGATTGTGATCAACAAGGAGTCCGAGTCGGGCATGCAGTCAGTGGTGATCGAGATCTCTGCCGGGTCGGATGTGGTGGAAAGCCTGGTGCAGTACGCGCGTAGAAGACGGGTAGGGATTACCGTGCTCAGTGGTTGTGGCTCGGTCTCAAGCGTGACACTCCGACGCCCTTTGCTCCAGTCCCACCACGCGCCGGCGCCGGCTATGTCGCTTCACGGGCCATTTAACCTGCTCAGTCTGTCGGGATCGTTTATGGAATCTCTCGCtacttgttcctttggaatatctcTGGCAGGATCACAAGGCCAGGTGTTTGGAGGGATCGTCGGAGGCCAGGTCATAGCGGCGAGTCTGGTTGTGGTTGTGGCTGCCACTTTTCGCAATCCTAGGTTTCACAAGTTGCCGGCTGGCCCTGGCCTTGCTAGTGGTGATgaatctgatgatgatgatactcAGGATACTAAGCCTTCCTTGTTATTGGGTGGCTGTGCTACCGGTAGTGTTGTTGTAAATCATGCTCATGAGACTACTAGCTGTGGTTTTGGTGGTGGTTCTGGATCTGGTTCGAGTAGTGCTACTACTGCGGCGGCCATCTCCACGTGTGTTTACGGTGGCGGTGTGAGTCCACAGCCCATGAATTGCCTGCAGGTCTCTCATAGTCACCATGATCAACTAGTCCAGCCTTGGGGTGGTCCTCCCTCTCgccctcctcttcctcctcattACTAG
- the LOC133730619 gene encoding uncharacterized protein LOC133730619, with protein MKRLWAKYRQSRDEDHEEMCTNNALVVAAVTKAEASFGSRRRGSQPGRALNEERFRESRGKNMMEDYFVERPVFSEEVFRTRYRMSHNVFNRISSNLCRYDQYFVQKSDAAKKVGLLPQQKLTCSLRMLAYGAGADQCAEYCRMAKSTSFEALKRFTRGIVNLYSAEYLLAPTSADLRRLLAKAERRGFPGMIGSIDCMHWQWKNCPTGWAGEYNGRKRVPTMILEAVASYDTWIWHAFFGMPGSCNDLNLLAKSPLFDELTAGRAPQIQFQVNNRIHNLGYYLADGIYPQWATFVKSIPRPTRPKDLKFSEAQEGEQEGCGKMFRHFTVAL; from the coding sequence ATGAAGAGATTGTGGGCTAAGTATCGACAATCTCGAGATGAAGATCATGAAGAGATGTGTACGAATAATGCTCTTGTGGTAGCAGCAGTCACTAAAGCTGAAGCATCCTTCGGATCACGACGACGGGGTTCTCAACCGGGGCGTGCACTGAATGAGGAGCGATTTAGGGAATCAAGAGGGAAAAACATGATGGAAGATTACTTTGTGGAGCGTCCAGTTTTCAGCGAAGAGGTATTCCGGACACGGTACAGGATGAGTCACAATGTTTTCAACCGCATCTCCAGTAACCTTTGTCGCTATGACCAGTACTTTGTCCAAAAATCAGATGCTGCTAAGAAAGTCGGACTACTTCCCCAGCAGAAGCTGACATGTTCCTTAAGAATGCTTGCTTATGGTGCCGGGGCAGATCAATGCGCTGAGTATTGTCGGATGGCGAAATCTACCTCATTCGAGGCTCTGAAACGATTTACAAGAGGAATCGTTAATCTGTACTCGGCAGAATACCTCCTGGCTCCTACTTCGGCCGACCTCAGAAGACTTCTCGCCAAAGCTGAGAGAAGAGGCTTTCCTGGGATGATTGGAAGCATCGACTGCATGCACTGGCAATGGAAGAATTGCCCAACAGGTTGGGCTGGAGAATACAACGGTCGAAAACGTGTGCCCACTATGATCCTTGAAGCAGTCGCTTCTTATGACACATGGATATGGCATGCCTTCTTTGGAATGCCTGGATCATGCAACGACCTCAACTTGCTTGCTAAGTCCCCGTTGTTTGACGAGCTGACTGCTGGTCGAGCCCCTCAAATCCAATTTCAAGTGAATAACAGGATTCACAATTTAGGCTACTATCTCGCTGATGGTATCTATCCGCAATGGGCGACTTTCGTGAAATCAATTCCAAGGCCTACACGACCCAAGGATCTGAAGTTTTCCGAGGCTCAAGAGGGGGAACAGGAAGGATGTGGAAAGATGTTTCGGCATTTTACAGTCGCGCTTTAG